The following nucleotide sequence is from Falco naumanni isolate bFalNau1 chromosome 6, bFalNau1.pat, whole genome shotgun sequence.
GCCTTAAATTAGTCATTCACCTCAGAAAACCCCCCATCAGCTACATGAGCCGCCCTAGGCTGTTGCTGAGGTGGTTCAGACCAGGATGTCAATCATTCTGTCAGTCATCCTCCCAGCTGCTTCCACCAACACAGGCGCCTCTGCCCGCCACAGGCATCCCCCATTGGCACCATCCGGGCTATTGCCCCACTCTCGCTGTCACCTCAGTGCCATGGCTCTGGTGCACAGCCAAGTGCATGGCAAATGCTACAGACCTGGCAGGGCTTAATGGTGAGAGTAGGGCAAAAGTGACAGCACTGACTAGGTCAGCAATTGCTATAAATGATTAATCAAGGGGAACAAGCCTGCAGGACTTTCACCCTCTAGGGCAGACAATATTTACCTGTTCTGACACAACCTCAGCAAGCCAAGCACTGAGAACAGTATAAAGAGAACCTCTCCCCTGGAAGAAAGTGCCCCATTCTCCAAGAGCTGGCAAACCCGAGCTTATCCCAGCCAGGGCCTAGGTcgtaaaaaaatatatatagattaCTAAAGCTTAGGTATCAACTGTTGGTTGTTTGAATTTCTTTAAACTGAAGCTCTAAGAGTAATACGAGGTGATTCTTCTGTGTGGAAGGAAGGTGGTGAATAGTGAGGGTCTCTACAGCGAGGCTTTAGCTGTGAGGTGTCTGGACACTGGGTGGGCAGGTGAAATGCAAAGGTCCCAGCAGCCTCCACAACAGCCAGAGCTTAGAAACAGGGACCTGTGGCTGTCCTAGAAAGCTTTTCGGGCTCTATACAGGGGGATTTTGTACAGTTTGTCTGTCTCTTCCTACGGAAGGACACTGATGCTCTGTCAAGACAAAAAGTGGGCACAAAGCGTTTCAGCAGGAACCAGCAAGCTGTAGAAGTACAGTGAAAGGACAGCAGTACCTACAGAAAGGTTTACATGGATTAATGAAAGGTGGCATTTGGTAGGCACTGGCTACCTCAGATATTTGCACAGTCACCATGAAATTGTTTTTGAACACCATGaaaatgattttgaaattgGCAGCTCTTGTGCCAAACTGGCAAGCTGGAGATTTTGAGTTGGATACACATCtataaaaaaaagccatggtTTATATGGTGCCAAAGCAGTCTTGAGAATGTGGCAGTGGTAAAAAAGATGCTAGTTAAGAACTATGGTGGGACtgtaaattcacagaaaaaccaaggagaggaaaagcctTTGGGTGCTCTCAGCATCTCTGCATCTGGCGTGTGCCAGTTTCACAAACAGCATTATTTAAATGCCAGGGCACGTGTGGGAGTATGATTTGCAGTGAACAAGCTGGTTAACCTCTGCTGGTCTGTACCACTGCTCTAGAGAGATGTAGGTATGGAACACAGCTCAGAGCTCTGGAGGACAGCATCCTGATCCAGGGAAACAGCTTTGCAAGGATGAAACCACCTGTGAGCCAAATCAGTGGCTGAAAAACAGGGATGGTAACTGGGAACCCTTTAAAAGCATATTGGCCATTGCATATGGTGCCACAGTGATAACTGTAAACAGTTAAAACAACAAGGAGTCTTCCAAAATTTGGAAGTAATTAATATGTGGCCATCCTCTGAACAGATCAGATTTTCAATAATtacgtaaaaaaaaaaggatggctCTGTTCTTCACTACAGGAAAAGCCAAGCTATATACATACACCAACACCAACTGCTAAAGGGATGTTCTTAAATAATTCAACCTGTGTATTCAGCATTCACCAGTCTAAGGGTTTAATACTTCTTAgttcttgctttcatttccattgcTTAATAATCACTCTGTAATATCTTTATAAAAACAATGATGTCATGAAGTGataaagattttgaaaacacaCCAAGGCAAACCACAGAAGGTAGTGGAATAAATTAACATCTTCCCAATGGCGTTCCCACAACAAAGACCCGTATTTTCTTACCTGCTACTCATGCTTGATGGCTTTAATAAGCTTTAGGTGGAAAGATAAGTAATATGCTCATATTCGTTTTGGTCCTCTATATAGCAGTCAATTTAGTTTTCATtgctggagccctgccagctgccacaGTGGGACTGGCCATCACTACTCACTTTTCCAAGAACCTGGAGCAGTCTTGGTGACCGTAGATTTCTGCAAGCCGTTTGGGAGTGTCACCGAAGAAGTCAGCTGCATCCATGGCAGCATGCAGGGAATGAAGGGTGCGAAGCACTCCCAGTCTCCCCGACTCGGCAGCAAAGTGAGCCGGTGTCCAGCCCACGTCACTCCGCAGGCAATGCCGGGCACCGTGATTCACGAGGAGCTTGACCAGCTCCGATTGCCCTTGGGCAGAAAAACAGGGAGAGAAGACACACCTGCATTAGACCATACCTTCAGGATGCAGAAGATGGTCACACACAGTTGATCATAATTCTCTCAGGCATGTAACAATGGATTTTACCCATGACCTGGCCATTTGATTTATCAAATAAATGATACTTATTagaaaatggtttttttttaaaaaaacccaaacattagaaaattttttttcccaaactagACTGCTTCCAGAAGCATtttacaacaaaaacaacaaaaaggcaaaaagcctTGTACGAATTTCTGAACAGCACAACTCAGTTAGTCATTGACCAACTGGCTATTGACTATTTCattggtttattttggtttttagttcgatgcaaaataaaatctaaacattaaaaaactggaaaacctGTGAACAGCTTTACTAAAACACAGATCTGCTTGATCGGAGATAGAGAAATCACTTGTTTCATTCACCTTCATATTTTTCTAACTTGTGGAATTGCTtaaagaagccaaaaaaaaaaaaaaaaaaggctttctacCCTACTTCACACTGCCTTGACTGAGCCAGATCGTTCCCAGTGCCACCCAGGCCACGCCAGTCTCTCATCATTATTTTCTCAGATAGCTCAGTTCCCTTTGCTGATGCTCAAATGAGTAATAATCCATCCcagcaaaagtaaaaactgGTGTCAAGTGTAAACCAGCAAATCACACACCTGATTTCTGAGCAAAGGCAAATGCCATGATGTGAGATCCCATTTTATGCTGTGCGCAATTATACATTATATATTGTTGCCTTCAACTCTTTTTGGGGCTGCAAAAGGATTTTTGGCTTTCACTGACACTTCTGATGGTGAAGGAACAAACAGGAGCTGCAAAAAACCTCTGGTCCTGTGTTGTTCATTCGACCAGGTGGGATAAAGGGAGGGCAAAGTAAAACACACTGtaattgttttgttcttttgggcTTGGTAAATACTTGGTATAAATACAGCGTGCTTGGCTTTCTTGCTCATTTGTGCAGGTGTAGATAAGAACTCCTCTGTACTGTATGAAGTCACCTCTTAGAAAAGTAATGTGGGGAACAAGGAGACGTGCTATACGGACATATGTAAACTGTAAGTTTTcacataacaggaaaaaaagccaaaaaatcaCTTTGATGGCAACCCCATAAATTACTTCGGCAGCAGAGCTCCCATTTAAAttgctatttttctctttttggctCGTTAAGGACAAAATAAACAGATAGAAGCTGCGACTATCACCAGCACTGATTGCCGTCACAGCAAGGCGTAATTACGCTCAGCATCACCCGTTACGCCGCCGGTTCGCAGAGGTAACAGAGCAGGGGTACCCTTAcctctggcagcagcccagTGCAGCGGGGTCCTGTCGTGCCAGTCAGCATCCTTGTGATTTGGATCGCAGCGCCCTGTCCTCAAAATCTCATCCACCAGGTCGTAGTCCCCCAAAGCCACAGCTTCGTGGAGCTCTGTCATGCTGCGCACTTCGGAGAGGTGCCTGGTAAAAGAGCGGTGGTCATTTGGTGGGTGTTCACTGATGCATCAGCTCCTCTCAAGCACAATGTTAACAGATCAAGGAGCACCTGGATTAAAAATGAGACACACACTATGAGAAATCAGAATTTAtccaaaaataaggaaaaaggaatgagagggggagaaaatatttttcatttatcttcaaACCAGTGATCACGGACTGATGGTGGTATTTGGTTCGCAGTCATGGAAATCTGGAGCAAAGTGCAGCCCTTATATAAAGGACTCGGAGACAAAAGCACACTGCATTTCTCAAGGATGTTGCTAACAAACAGCCAGCTCAGGCCAAACATTTGCCACGGGTCTGTTGGTACTCGCTATGGAAACTGGCTCCTCCCTTGCCAATGCTGCAGATCCATTATCGGTAGCATATTACTGCAATGAAAGAAATGCCCGTGCATGCATCTTCTGATGGGTTTTGGTGCAAATAATCAAGCTATGACATGCTGCTTAAAAATCTTGTCTCTTTAGCCGTGCTTTGCACTTTCCAGTCCGATACAACAGACCCTAATCAAGAAACACAAGCAGATCTTCTGGCCCTGCAAGGCTGTGGATTTCAGTGATTATACCTGTGCTAGCGGGTATTTCCTGGCTGCTTTGCTGGCAGGGAACTTAAGCAGCTTGCAAGGATCGCTACGCTACCCCATCATCCTGAGGATGGAAACACTGCAATATTTTCTCCAGTCTGGCCAGATCAATGGGGAGAAAACTTTTGTATTCCCATATTGAAGCTAGTCTTGATCTAATTAGTCCAGTTCCCCTCATAAGCGAGAAAAGTTTCACGATTTGCTCCAACTTTTGCATTACATTTAATTCATGGAGTAATTTTCACAGACTGAAAAGAGTCTGATTGCCATGTTCAGCATGTTGGAAAGGATCAACATGGGAGCTTGTAGAGGCTGATGTGACGGAAGGTTTGCAACCCTAGGGGCTGCATCCTGGGAGCCAGAGGTGGATGGGGCCatttccctgctcccagcccccaTAAACACCCCAACCACATCTCAAATCCAGGCTGGAAGAACACACCACCATCTCTACCTTGCTTTCTTATAAGAAAAAGATGAGATACAAAGGTCAGAGGGAATCACCACCTGCTTCAGCAGGTCCCCTGACTTAGGTGGTTGGACTGTGTAGACCAGATGCAAGAGAAAGACCCACACATGACTTCTGAGTTTGACTCCTGCACATCTGGGAATAtcagaatacattaaaaaatataataaatgttGGAGTTCCTCAGAGGGCCACAGAAGTATCATGGGCTTTGGCACGTCTCTGTTATTTAAACCTTTCATgcaccacctcctcctcattGCCTCTCACTAACCTTGAAGAACCTGTTCCTTTAGATTAAACAGAGATCTTCAGAGTTATCCTCTAAGACATTTCATGAGCATTAAATCTATCCTGAAAATGTTACACTTTAATGCATCCACCAAAATGAGTGCTGGAcaaaagtacagaaaagaaatagatcTGGGACCTTTTCATACaactttcttattcttttctaAGGAAACGCCAACAAAACTCAAAGTTTAAAAACATCCATTTCAAGCACCTTTGTGTTCTGCTAGCTTCACATCATACCCACGCACACACATgcaaagggagaggaagggaagccAGCGATCCCACCTCAGGAGCTCACCAGCTCACCCAGGGGACGACAGTCCATGGGTGCAGCATCACAAGCAATTTAAGCCAAACCAAATTtcaccttccctccctcccctgctgccccccttTGCTGGCCTTGAAGCTCATATGGCTGTTTCATCGGCTGGATCAACCTGTTGATCTCTCAGAAAGCTCATCTTCTGCTATTGGTTCTGGTTTTATGGTGAATTCCCTAAACTCAGCACTACTGAGGGGGCTGCGTAAAGGGGGTGTGCAGATCTGCCCCCTCAGGGGGGACCATGCTTGAGCCACCTTAAGCTGCTCCAGAAGCTGCACCCAAAAGCGGGATCAGCTTCCTTGCGAGGTTGTTACCCCTTTCTCATAAGGCCAGAGGAAAAGATTTGGATTTTGATGGAGGGACCTTGAGCCAAAGCGCAGTGCTCCCGTGCTGCGGACTCCCCGCCTTGCCCAGCCGTAAGCGTGGCAGCTCCTCTGCGGGATGTTGCAACCCTGCCAGGGAATTTCTCACCGGGATCTGGTGCCTGACCCAGCCCCACGCCACCACGCTCAGCAGCCGCCGCGAGAAAAGCCAGAAATTCGCAGCCACATGCAAACAAGCCCGTATATAAATCCCCCCCTGCCACACAAAGGCGCAGCCCAGCATCTAAGCAGCCGTGGGGTCCTCCGGGGCgtgcaatttttttttgggATGGCTCCATGTCGGAAACTTGTTTTGCAGGCCCAGGGAAGGTATCTCCCAGAAAGATTGTCTCATTTGAAAACTAAGGCAAAGTTTGGTCCCTCCCCTTCGGGAAGAACCCGGCAGTCGGTCTGCCCGCGAGAGAAACGTCCTCCTGCGGGAGCAGCCGCCTCTCGCCTGGCTCCCGAGGGCCGAGGGTGGCCGAAGGCTCCGTCCAGCTCCTCTGGCCAGTGGGACTGGAGCGGAGGGCGACGGGGACACCGCACACCAGGTACGTGGAGCGTTGCGTGCTgctaaaaagggggaaaagggtCTGAGGAGAGAGCACGGGGAGGAGCAAGGGGGATTGTAAGGAGCTGGGGAGTTTCTGCGCAGCCCCTCGCACAGCTTGGCATCGCTCCCCTCCCTGGCGTCAGCCTGCCCTCCCCGGAGCCTGTCTCCAACTCCCAAGGGCTCAAgctcctccgcctcctcccttccagccccttctccctgcGCGTCCCTGCGGAGGGG
It contains:
- the LOC121089879 gene encoding ankyrin repeat domain-containing protein 66-like; its protein translation is MTELHEAVALGDYDLVDEILRTGRCDPNHKDADWHDRTPLHWAAARGQSELVKLLVNHGARHCLRSDVGWTPAHFAAESGRLGVLRTLHSLHAAMDAADFFGDTPKRLAEIYGHQDCSRFLEKAEEESRNYRRTAAMKGISLDQRDEDWELKKDELLRNPPCSWERYTPSAQKKNRKKRGKQ